A region of Lycium barbarum isolate Lr01 chromosome 1, ASM1917538v2, whole genome shotgun sequence DNA encodes the following proteins:
- the LOC132631885 gene encoding uncharacterized protein LOC132631885 yields the protein MPSFMDLQASNEFDFPISLKESTNTHPKSDLLTIPLPLPPSKKFLSNSLPNSATSSPRFASNSSKKNSKNQNHQPSPLSNNPLARQNSVALANLERLKENHLRRSKSCGEGRSTTPPEKHVLGFTKVNNSSVKHVEASKISKVLYKSSDEDKVESIDKKFKCGAMCLFIPGLGKAKQVRARRVEPEIVHDIGVGHNVSRKVSLEKFECGSWTSSAIINDEENDESNLFFDLPIELIQSTDDKDTRSPVTTGFVFDKEPKGVLKNSTTAKTDDRKSNVATRQVRFSTSSPDSDSPTSCMTPRMRKAREDFNALLEAQCV from the coding sequence ATGCCTTCATTCATGGATCTTCAAGCATCAAATGAATTTGACTTCCCAATTTCCTTAAAGGAATCAACAAATACACATCCCAAATCTGACCTTTTAACAATTCCTCTTCCTTTACCACCCTCAAAGAAGTTCTTGAGCAACAGCCTTCCAAATTCAGCAACCTCATCACCAAGATTTGCATCAAATTCATCTAAGAAAAATTCCAAAAACCAAAACCACCAACCTTCTCCTCTCTCCAACAACCCTCTAGCTAGACAAAACTCCGTGGCATTAGCAAACCTCGAACGGTTGAAAGAAAACCACTTACGCAGGAGCAAGTCGTGCGGTGAAGGAAGATCAACCACGCCACCGGAAAAACACGTTCTTGGATTCACAAAGGTCAATAATAGTAGTGTTAAACACGTCGAGGCAAGCAAAATTAGCAAAGTACTTTATAAGTCTAGCGATGAAGATAAAGTGGAGTCTATTGATAAAAAGTTCAAATGTGGGGCTATGTGTTTGTTTATTCCTGGTTTAGGAAAAGCAAAACAAGTGAGAGCTAGGAGGGTAGAACCTGAAATAGTACATGATATTGGAGTTGGACACAATGTTTCAAGGAAAGTGTCATTGGAGAAATTTGAATGTGGATCATGGACATCATCAGCTATAATCAATGATGAAGAAAATGATGAGTCCAATCTCTTCTTTGATCTTCCAATTGAGCTCATTCAATCCACTGATGATAAGGACACTCGTTCTCCTGTAACAACAGGATTTGTTTTTGACAAGGAGCCGAAAGGGGTGTTGAAGAACAGTACCACAGCAAAAACAGATGATAGAAAATCGAACGTGGCTACACGCCAAGTTCGGTTTTCTACATCGTCCCCTGACTCGGACTCGCCCACATCCTGCATGACTCCTCGCATGCGCAAGGCTAGGGAAGATTTCAATGCCTTACTAGAAGCCCAATGTGTATGA
- the LOC132631892 gene encoding ycf3-interacting protein 1, chloroplastic isoform X2 yields MALQLPFPPLSSSSLLSSSPCKICSIPFLPSAHKHLSSSLNLQKIQFKSSSSRGRISSLWPLFVSNEEASVTSTVSQEDDDDDDDYEPDPESLEYVSQIKRALELLKRNRDMLFGEVKLTIMIEDPRDVERKRLLGIDDENAPTRDELAACLEEINEGKVPKDKVALQMLAEEMNSWPNLEVEATKQNKSRSLYAKATDTGIDPKEAAKRLKIDWDSAAEIEEADNSDEPDVNPALGR; encoded by the exons ATGGCGCTTCAACTGCCATTCCCACCTCTCTCTTCTTCCTCATTGTTATCCTCTTCACCCTGCAAAATTTGCTCTATTCCCTTCTTACCCTCTGCTCATAAACACCTTTCCTCTTCCTTGAATTTGCAAAAAATTCAGTTTAAAAGTAGTAGTAGTAGAGGAAGAATCAGTTCTTTGTGGCCTTTATTTGTGAGCAATGAAGAAGCTAGTGTCACTTCCACTGTCAGtcaagaagatgatgatgatgatgatgattatgaaccAGATCCTGAATCACTTGAATACGTTTCTCAAATTAAACGA GCTTTGGAGCTTCTCAAGAGGAATCGGGATATGCTGTTTGGTGAG GTTAAGCTGACTATAATGATTGAAGACCCCAGGGACGTCGAGCGGAAGCGGCTGCTTGGCATTGACGATGAAAATGCTCCAACTAGGGATGAATTAGCTGCCTGTTTAGAAGAA ATTAATGAAggaaaagtaccaaaagataaGGTTGCTCTGCAGATGCTTGCGGAAGAGATGAATTCATGGCCTAATTTGGAG GTTGAAGCCACAAAGCAAAATAAGAGCAGATCCCTGTATGCAAAAGCCACAGACACTGGTATTGATCCAAAAGAGGCTGCTAAGCGGCTCAAGATTGACTGGGATTCAGCAGCTGAAATTGAGGAGGCAGATAATAGTGACGAGCCAGACGTTAATCCAGCTCTG GGTCGGTAA
- the LOC132631892 gene encoding ycf3-interacting protein 1, chloroplastic isoform X1, whose translation MALQLPFPPLSSSSLLSSSPCKICSIPFLPSAHKHLSSSLNLQKIQFKSSSSRGRISSLWPLFVSNEEASVTSTVSQEDDDDDDDYEPDPESLEYVSQIKRALELLKRNRDMLFGEVKLTIMIEDPRDVERKRLLGIDDENAPTRDELAACLEEINEGKVPKDKVALQMLAEEMNSWPNLEVEATKQNKSRSLYAKATDTGIDPKEAAKRLKIDWDSAAEIEEADNSDEPDVNPALGYGALYLVSAFPVIIGISVVLILFYNSLQ comes from the exons ATGGCGCTTCAACTGCCATTCCCACCTCTCTCTTCTTCCTCATTGTTATCCTCTTCACCCTGCAAAATTTGCTCTATTCCCTTCTTACCCTCTGCTCATAAACACCTTTCCTCTTCCTTGAATTTGCAAAAAATTCAGTTTAAAAGTAGTAGTAGTAGAGGAAGAATCAGTTCTTTGTGGCCTTTATTTGTGAGCAATGAAGAAGCTAGTGTCACTTCCACTGTCAGtcaagaagatgatgatgatgatgatgattatgaaccAGATCCTGAATCACTTGAATACGTTTCTCAAATTAAACGA GCTTTGGAGCTTCTCAAGAGGAATCGGGATATGCTGTTTGGTGAG GTTAAGCTGACTATAATGATTGAAGACCCCAGGGACGTCGAGCGGAAGCGGCTGCTTGGCATTGACGATGAAAATGCTCCAACTAGGGATGAATTAGCTGCCTGTTTAGAAGAA ATTAATGAAggaaaagtaccaaaagataaGGTTGCTCTGCAGATGCTTGCGGAAGAGATGAATTCATGGCCTAATTTGGAG GTTGAAGCCACAAAGCAAAATAAGAGCAGATCCCTGTATGCAAAAGCCACAGACACTGGTATTGATCCAAAAGAGGCTGCTAAGCGGCTCAAGATTGACTGGGATTCAGCAGCTGAAATTGAGGAGGCAGATAATAGTGACGAGCCAGACGTTAATCCAGCTCTG GGATACGGAGCTTTATACTTGGTCTCTGCATTTCCAGTCATCATTGGCATCTCTGTTGTGTTGATTCTCTTCTATAATTCTCTACAGTga